A stretch of the Brevundimonas sp. MF30-B genome encodes the following:
- a CDS encoding ABC transporter ATP-binding protein, with amino-acid sequence MTALGLIDASARIDGRRVLDNARFAVRSGEVVAVVGPNGAGKSSAVRALVGLLSLDKGQALLGGDEIRTMTTRQRARRVAYLPQERRITWNLPASEVAALGAPFLSGGAALTRAHTALDRLEIGHLADRGVAEMSGGERARVLLARALVSEADALAADEPLAGLDPDAQLLVAEVLRDKARQGDAVLLTCHDLTLAAGLADRIIVMDHGAVVADAAPAQALSVDVLRSTFNLDAHWVCDSGMSLLAARRR; translated from the coding sequence GTGACCGCGCTCGGCTTGATCGATGCGTCGGCGCGCATTGATGGTCGACGTGTCCTCGATAATGCGCGTTTCGCAGTCCGGTCAGGCGAGGTCGTCGCCGTGGTCGGTCCGAACGGCGCCGGCAAGTCCAGCGCGGTGCGCGCGCTCGTCGGCCTGCTGTCCCTCGACAAGGGACAAGCGCTGCTCGGCGGCGATGAAATCCGGACCATGACGACGCGCCAACGCGCCCGACGCGTGGCGTATCTTCCTCAGGAACGTCGCATCACCTGGAATCTCCCGGCCTCCGAAGTCGCTGCTCTGGGCGCGCCCTTCCTGTCTGGAGGGGCAGCGCTGACGCGGGCGCATACCGCACTAGATCGTTTGGAGATTGGTCACCTGGCCGACCGCGGGGTGGCGGAAATGTCGGGCGGAGAGCGCGCACGAGTCCTGCTTGCACGCGCTCTCGTGTCAGAAGCCGACGCGCTCGCCGCCGACGAACCCCTGGCCGGCCTGGATCCCGACGCGCAGCTGCTGGTGGCCGAAGTTCTGCGCGACAAGGCAAGGCAGGGGGACGCCGTCCTGCTCACCTGTCATGACCTGACCTTGGCCGCGGGGCTGGCGGATCGGATCATCGTCATGGACCACGGCGCCGTCGTGGCCGACGCGGCGCCCGCTCAAGCGCTATCGGTCGACGTCCTGCGCTCGACGTTCAACCTGGATGCGCATTGGGTTTGCGACTCTGGCATGTCGCTGCTGGCCGCCCGCCGCAGATAG
- a CDS encoding iron ABC transporter permease translates to MSRLSLLLATVLAALIVCAVSFGEAPLSLAQYRQAFTDPLSGPGLVMWQVRAPRAACAALVGAALGLAGAVLQGLLRNPLADPGVLGVSATAALAAALAIVAGAAVAPGVVEGAALLGAGSAGALLVAVSMRVRAPEALILFGVALSAFAGAATALIFNLSPSPIASAEVMNWLLGSVQNRSWTDAAWVAPLLAAAGLLARAAAPGLRMLTLGEETAATSGLAMGRIRVLALAGATLAAGAAVAVSGVIGFVGLAAPHLVRGLVRGDAGRILTPSALVGACMLTGADLLARITPTEQELKLGVFTALVGAPLFAFIAWRAAKEWRL, encoded by the coding sequence ATGAGCCGGCTTTCGCTTCTGCTGGCCACAGTCCTTGCCGCACTGATCGTGTGCGCCGTCAGCTTCGGAGAAGCGCCGCTTAGTCTTGCTCAGTATCGCCAGGCGTTCACCGATCCTCTGAGCGGGCCCGGACTGGTGATGTGGCAGGTGCGGGCGCCGCGCGCGGCCTGTGCGGCTCTGGTCGGCGCGGCGCTGGGTCTCGCCGGCGCCGTCCTGCAGGGCCTGCTTCGCAATCCGCTGGCGGATCCGGGCGTGCTGGGGGTCTCCGCGACTGCGGCTCTGGCGGCGGCCCTGGCGATCGTAGCGGGAGCCGCTGTCGCGCCGGGCGTTGTGGAAGGCGCAGCCTTGCTGGGCGCCGGGTCGGCTGGCGCGCTTCTAGTGGCGGTGTCGATGCGCGTCCGCGCGCCCGAAGCCCTTATTTTGTTCGGGGTCGCCCTTTCGGCCTTCGCGGGAGCCGCCACCGCGCTGATATTCAACCTGTCGCCGTCTCCGATCGCCAGCGCCGAGGTGATGAACTGGTTGCTGGGCTCGGTCCAGAACCGCAGCTGGACTGATGCGGCTTGGGTCGCGCCGTTGCTGGCGGCGGCCGGCCTGCTGGCGCGCGCGGCTGCGCCGGGGCTGCGCATGCTGACTCTGGGCGAGGAGACGGCCGCGACGTCCGGGCTCGCCATGGGAAGAATCCGCGTCCTCGCGCTTGCCGGGGCGACCTTGGCGGCAGGGGCGGCCGTGGCGGTGTCCGGCGTCATCGGCTTTGTCGGTCTTGCCGCTCCGCATCTGGTTCGCGGCCTCGTCAGAGGCGACGCAGGCCGCATTCTGACGCCTTCAGCTTTGGTGGGCGCCTGCATGCTTACCGGGGCGGACTTGCTGGCGCGCATCACTCCTACGGAACAGGAGCTCAAGCTTGGCGTCTTCACCGCCCTTGTCGGAGCCCCGCTTTTCGCCTTCATCGCATGGCGCGCGGCAAAGGAGTGGCGGTTGTGA
- a CDS encoding ABC transporter substrate-binding protein, giving the protein MIRCVLAIAATLAGAPTAVQAEPLRVMALDQCADQYVLALRPDAALILSPRADDPDSQMRAMTSGHRLARPTLETAVLAEPDVVVRYWGGDARMLAALERSSVRTVTIQDASDFAGIRRNLRDVGRALEAEERAEVLIARMDARLTGAARAQERSAVYLTAGGFTAGPGTLIDAMMRGARLINQVERAGFSPISVERLALAPPAAFVLGFFDQARADWRGAGRHPVARRLAERRVVARLPAALLTCPAWFAAEATAMMAEGPSR; this is encoded by the coding sequence GTGATCCGCTGCGTCCTCGCGATCGCGGCCACGCTTGCCGGCGCCCCGACGGCTGTCCAGGCTGAGCCTTTGCGGGTCATGGCGCTGGACCAGTGCGCAGATCAATATGTGCTGGCGCTGCGGCCCGATGCGGCGCTGATCCTTTCTCCACGCGCCGACGATCCTGACTCGCAGATGCGCGCAATGACGTCAGGGCATCGCCTGGCGCGCCCCACGCTCGAGACCGCCGTGCTCGCCGAGCCCGACGTGGTGGTCCGATATTGGGGGGGTGACGCGAGAATGCTTGCGGCGTTGGAGCGCTCGAGCGTTCGCACGGTGACTATCCAGGACGCTTCGGACTTCGCGGGCATTCGCCGAAATCTGCGTGACGTCGGCCGGGCGCTCGAGGCCGAGGAGCGCGCAGAGGTGCTGATCGCGCGGATGGACGCCCGTCTGACAGGCGCTGCGCGGGCGCAAGAGCGGTCGGCGGTCTATCTGACGGCGGGGGGATTCACTGCGGGTCCGGGCACGCTGATCGACGCCATGATGCGCGGCGCCCGGCTTATCAACCAGGTAGAACGTGCAGGCTTCAGTCCTATCAGCGTCGAGAGGCTTGCGCTGGCGCCGCCAGCCGCATTCGTACTGGGCTTCTTCGACCAGGCGCGCGCCGACTGGCGCGGCGCTGGCCGTCACCCGGTCGCGCGGCGGCTGGCGGAACGCCGAGTGGTGGCGCGTCTCCCCGCCGCCTTGCTGACATGCCCCGCTTGGTTCGCCGCCGAGGCGACCGCCATGATGGCCGAAGGCCCCAGCCGATGA
- a CDS encoding carboxyl transferase domain-containing protein, whose product MPRLTSALDRSSPGFKALDAHNRALAQELREKIAKAALGGPEKSRERHVSRGKLLPRDRVERLLDPGSPFLEVGQLAANGLYDDEAPGAGMICGVGRVSGREVMIVCNDPTVKGGAYFPLTVKKHLRAQEIAEQNRLPCVYLVDSGGANLPHQAEVFPDRDHFGRIFFNQARMSAAEIPQIACVMGSCTAGGAYVPAMSDETVIVRNQGTIFLAGPPLVKAATGEVISAEELGGAETHGRRSGVVDHVAENDEHALEIVRSIVANLNTIKPQPLDVRAPRAPLFDPEELYGLVPDDVRAPYDVREVIARIVDGSELDEFKALYGTSLVCGFARIWGQPVAILANNGVLFSESAQKGAHFIELACKRKIPLLFLQNISGFMVGGKYEAEGIAKHGAKLVTAVASAEVPKFTVLIGGSFGAGNYGMCGRAYSPRFLFSWPNSRISVMGGEQAASVLATVHRDAETWTPEEAEAFKAPVRQRYEDEGNPYYATARLWDDGIIDPVQTRDVLGLAISASLNAPIPETRFGVFRM is encoded by the coding sequence ATGCCTCGTCTGACCTCCGCTCTCGATCGCTCCAGCCCCGGCTTCAAGGCCCTGGACGCCCATAACCGCGCTCTGGCCCAGGAGCTGAGGGAAAAGATCGCCAAGGCCGCGCTGGGCGGTCCGGAAAAATCGCGTGAGCGCCATGTCTCGCGCGGCAAGCTGCTGCCGCGTGATCGGGTCGAGCGCCTGCTGGACCCCGGCTCGCCCTTCCTGGAGGTCGGCCAGCTGGCCGCCAATGGCCTGTACGACGATGAGGCGCCCGGCGCCGGCATGATCTGCGGCGTCGGCCGGGTCTCGGGCCGCGAGGTCATGATCGTGTGCAACGACCCCACCGTGAAGGGCGGGGCGTACTTCCCGCTGACGGTCAAGAAGCACCTGCGCGCCCAGGAGATCGCCGAGCAGAACCGCCTGCCGTGCGTTTATTTGGTCGATTCCGGCGGGGCCAATCTGCCGCACCAGGCCGAGGTCTTCCCCGACCGCGACCACTTCGGCCGCATCTTCTTCAACCAGGCGCGAATGAGCGCCGCCGAAATTCCCCAGATCGCCTGCGTCATGGGCAGTTGCACGGCCGGCGGCGCCTATGTGCCGGCCATGTCGGACGAGACGGTGATCGTGCGCAATCAGGGCACCATCTTCCTGGCCGGCCCGCCGCTGGTGAAGGCCGCGACCGGCGAGGTCATCTCGGCCGAGGAGCTGGGCGGCGCCGAGACTCACGGCAGACGGAGCGGCGTGGTCGACCACGTGGCCGAGAACGACGAGCATGCGCTGGAGATCGTGCGCTCTATCGTCGCCAATCTGAACACTATCAAGCCTCAGCCGCTGGACGTGCGCGCGCCGCGCGCGCCGCTGTTCGACCCGGAGGAGCTTTACGGCTTGGTCCCTGACGACGTCCGCGCTCCCTATGATGTGCGCGAGGTCATCGCCCGCATCGTCGACGGCTCCGAGCTGGACGAGTTCAAGGCCCTGTACGGAACCAGCCTGGTCTGCGGCTTCGCCCGCATCTGGGGCCAGCCGGTCGCGATCCTGGCCAACAACGGCGTGCTGTTCTCCGAAAGCGCCCAGAAGGGCGCGCACTTCATCGAACTGGCCTGCAAGCGCAAGATTCCACTGCTGTTCCTGCAGAACATCTCGGGCTTCATGGTCGGTGGCAAATACGAGGCCGAGGGCATCGCCAAGCACGGCGCCAAGCTGGTCACCGCCGTCGCCTCCGCCGAGGTGCCCAAGTTCACCGTCCTGATCGGCGGCAGCTTCGGCGCCGGCAACTACGGCATGTGCGGCCGCGCCTATTCGCCGCGCTTCCTGTTCAGCTGGCCCAATAGCCGCATCTCGGTGATGGGCGGCGAGCAGGCCGCCTCGGTGCTGGCCACCGTCCACCGCGACGCCGAAACCTGGACGCCGGAAGAGGCCGAGGCCTTCAAGGCCCCCGTGCGCCAGCGCTACGAGGACGAGGGCAATCCCTATTACGCGACCGCCCGGCTGTGGGACGACGGCATCATCGATCCGGTCCAGACCCGTGACGTTCTGGGCCTGGCCATCTCGGCCAGCCTGAACGCCCCCATCCCCGAGACGCGCTTCGGCGTGTTCCGGATGTAG
- a CDS encoding sodium-translocating pyrophosphatase, with protein sequence MTNYLWLVIAAGALGVLYGAVQTAALLKADAGNDKMREIAAAIQEGASAYLRRQYMTIGMVGVVILIAAFFLIGTYAAVGFLIGAVLSGAAGFAGMLISVRANVRTAQAASRSLAGGLDLAFRSGAITGMFVAGGALLGVAGYYAVLTEFMGLDRVGREVIDGLVALGFGASLISIFARLGGGIFTKGADVGGDMVGKVEAGIPEDDPRNAATIADNVGDNVGDCAGMAADLFETYAVTTVATMVLAAIFFRNDPGVAEAMMLLPLAICGICIVTSIIGTFFVRLGKKNNIMGALYQGLIVTGVLSVGAVWWVINSLVPGVVETANGLSITPMSLFWSGVVGLAVTAAIVVITEYYTGSNFRPVRSVANASVSGHGTNVIQGLAVSLESTALPALTIIVGIIASFQLAGLFGIAIATTTMLGVAGMIVALDAFGPVTDNAGGIAEMAGLPADVRHSTDALDAVGNTTKAVTKGYAIGSAGLGALVLFAAYTSDLEYFASNAEAYPFFAGMGPIDFGLTNPYVVVGLLFGGLLPFLFGGMSMMAVGRAAESVVAEVRRQFRENPGIMTYETKPEYGKAVDILTSAAIKEMVVPSLLPVLSPIVLFVAVLFIQPDKANAFAALGAMLMGVIVTGLFVAVSMTSGGGAWDNAKKVIEEGFTDKAGVVHGKGSEAHKAAVTGDTVGDPYKDTAGPAVNPMIKITNIVALLLLAVLASGRIV encoded by the coding sequence ATGACGAACTATCTTTGGCTGGTCATCGCGGCCGGCGCGCTGGGGGTGCTGTACGGCGCCGTCCAGACCGCCGCGCTGCTGAAGGCCGACGCCGGCAACGACAAGATGAGAGAGATCGCCGCGGCGATTCAGGAAGGCGCCTCCGCCTATCTGCGGCGGCAGTACATGACGATTGGAATGGTCGGGGTCGTGATTCTCATCGCGGCCTTTTTTCTTATCGGGACCTATGCGGCGGTCGGCTTCCTGATCGGCGCGGTCCTGTCGGGCGCGGCAGGCTTCGCGGGCATGCTGATCTCGGTCAGAGCGAACGTCCGCACCGCTCAGGCCGCCTCCAGGAGCCTGGCCGGCGGCCTGGACCTGGCGTTCCGCTCGGGCGCCATCACCGGCATGTTCGTGGCGGGCGGCGCGCTTCTGGGCGTGGCCGGCTACTACGCCGTGCTGACCGAATTCATGGGACTGGACCGCGTGGGCCGCGAGGTCATCGACGGCCTGGTCGCGCTGGGCTTCGGGGCCTCGCTGATCTCGATCTTCGCGCGGCTGGGCGGCGGCATCTTCACCAAGGGCGCCGACGTGGGTGGCGACATGGTGGGCAAGGTCGAGGCCGGCATTCCCGAGGATGATCCCCGCAACGCCGCCACCATCGCCGACAATGTGGGCGACAACGTCGGCGACTGCGCCGGCATGGCCGCGGACCTGTTCGAGACCTATGCGGTGACCACGGTCGCCACCATGGTCCTGGCCGCCATCTTCTTCCGCAACGATCCCGGCGTGGCTGAGGCGATGATGCTGCTGCCGCTGGCGATCTGCGGCATCTGCATCGTGACCTCAATCATCGGCACCTTCTTCGTGCGCCTGGGCAAGAAGAACAACATCATGGGGGCCCTGTATCAGGGGCTGATCGTGACGGGCGTGCTGTCGGTCGGCGCCGTCTGGTGGGTGATCAACAGCCTGGTCCCGGGCGTCGTTGAGACGGCCAACGGCCTGTCGATCACGCCCATGAGCTTGTTCTGGTCCGGCGTCGTCGGCCTGGCGGTCACCGCCGCGATCGTCGTCATCACCGAATACTATACCGGCTCGAACTTCCGCCCTGTGCGGTCGGTCGCCAACGCCTCGGTCTCGGGCCATGGCACCAACGTCATCCAGGGTCTGGCCGTCTCGCTGGAGTCGACCGCCCTGCCGGCGCTGACGATCATCGTCGGCATCATCGCCAGCTTCCAGCTGGCCGGCCTGTTCGGCATCGCCATCGCCACCACGACCATGTTGGGCGTGGCGGGCATGATCGTGGCGCTGGACGCCTTTGGTCCAGTCACCGACAACGCCGGCGGCATCGCCGAGATGGCGGGCCTGCCGGCCGACGTGCGCCACTCGACCGACGCCCTGGACGCCGTGGGCAACACAACCAAGGCCGTGACCAAGGGCTACGCCATCGGTTCGGCGGGCCTGGGGGCGCTGGTGCTGTTCGCCGCCTACACCTCGGACCTGGAGTATTTCGCCTCCAACGCCGAGGCCTATCCGTTCTTCGCGGGGATGGGGCCGATCGATTTCGGCCTGACCAATCCCTACGTCGTCGTCGGTCTGCTGTTCGGGGGGCTGCTGCCCTTCCTGTTCGGCGGCATGTCGATGATGGCGGTGGGCCGCGCGGCCGAATCCGTTGTGGCCGAGGTGCGTCGCCAGTTCCGCGAGAACCCCGGCATCATGACCTATGAGACCAAGCCCGAGTACGGCAAGGCCGTGGACATCCTGACCTCCGCGGCGATCAAAGAGATGGTGGTGCCCTCGCTTCTGCCGGTGCTGTCGCCGATCGTGCTGTTCGTCGCGGTGCTGTTCATCCAGCCGGATAAGGCCAACGCCTTCGCCGCCCTGGGCGCCATGCTGATGGGGGTGATCGTCACCGGCCTGTTCGTCGCGGTCTCCATGACGTCGGGCGGCGGGGCCTGGGACAACGCCAAGAAGGTGATCGAGGAAGGCTTCACCGACAAGGCGGGCGTGGTCCACGGCAAGGGGTCGGAGGCGCACAAGGCCGCCGTCACCGGCGACACCGTGGGTGATCCCTACAAGGACACGGCCGGTCCGGCGGTGAACCCGATGATCAAGATCACCAACATCGTGGCCCTGCTGCTGCTGGCTGTGCTGGCGTCCGGCAGGATCGTGTAG
- a CDS encoding glycosyltransferase family 2 protein: MHGRVEVVQAALISPDPSESASLRGLTGRQIAVLCMFVTVVLTLFFAAPFALGRAMLYLLWCGFAAAAAWRVALCLASFRRPSPAPEPEQWPRYTIIAALHDEAEVAPLLIEALTQIDYPADRLEGFIVLEEHDAATLAAVLAEQRPDWLSVQVVPPGGPCTKPRALNHALARSSGELVTIYDAEDDPDPQQLREAAGRFMAEPDLVALQAPLRIRRRAKSPSTFVDRQFAAEYAGLFEVALPGMAALGLPFPLGGTSNHVRVDALRAAGGWDPFNVTEDADLGFRLWRRGGRLGVITRPTYETPPDGLHAWLPQRTRWLKGYLQTVGVHTRRLNGLGARGLLGLIATLGMAVASAITHGPALAWLTAALLVPLAAGLSPLVPVEAMIVLALGSGAAWLTCKLGAVRAGARYGIRDMLQAPLYWALTSLAMVHATVRVVTEPHAWDKTPHRADRDHGEPEIQPSAGRQAA, from the coding sequence ATGCACGGTCGGGTTGAAGTCGTCCAAGCCGCCTTGATCAGCCCTGATCCGAGCGAAAGCGCCTCGCTGCGCGGTCTCACCGGACGCCAGATCGCGGTTCTGTGCATGTTCGTCACCGTGGTCCTAACCCTCTTTTTTGCCGCGCCCTTCGCCCTCGGTCGGGCGATGCTCTACCTGTTGTGGTGCGGGTTCGCGGCCGCCGCCGCATGGCGCGTGGCGCTGTGCCTGGCGAGCTTTCGCCGACCGTCCCCGGCTCCGGAACCCGAGCAATGGCCGCGCTACACCATTATCGCTGCGCTGCATGACGAGGCCGAGGTGGCGCCTCTGCTGATCGAAGCCCTCACGCAGATCGACTATCCGGCCGATCGCCTAGAGGGCTTCATCGTGCTGGAAGAGCATGACGCCGCGACGCTTGCCGCCGTTCTGGCCGAACAGCGGCCGGATTGGCTGTCCGTGCAGGTAGTGCCTCCGGGCGGCCCCTGCACCAAGCCGCGTGCTCTCAATCACGCCTTGGCCAGGTCATCTGGGGAACTGGTCACCATCTATGATGCCGAGGATGATCCCGACCCGCAGCAACTGCGTGAGGCGGCGGGACGCTTCATGGCCGAACCCGATCTTGTGGCGCTCCAGGCGCCTTTGCGGATTCGCCGACGCGCCAAGAGCCCTTCGACATTCGTGGACCGCCAGTTTGCAGCGGAGTACGCCGGGCTGTTCGAAGTCGCTCTTCCCGGCATGGCCGCGCTGGGCCTGCCGTTTCCCTTGGGTGGAACGAGCAATCATGTCCGCGTCGACGCTCTGAGAGCGGCCGGCGGATGGGATCCTTTCAACGTGACTGAGGACGCTGATCTCGGCTTTCGGCTATGGCGACGCGGCGGACGTTTGGGCGTCATCACTCGCCCCACCTACGAGACGCCGCCCGACGGCCTGCACGCGTGGCTGCCCCAGCGCACCCGGTGGCTCAAGGGATATCTCCAGACCGTTGGGGTGCACACTCGTCGCTTGAACGGTCTGGGGGCGAGGGGGCTTCTCGGACTCATCGCCACCCTTGGCATGGCCGTCGCATCGGCGATCACGCATGGGCCGGCTCTGGCCTGGTTGACGGCCGCCCTCCTGGTTCCGTTGGCGGCGGGTCTCTCGCCCTTGGTGCCTGTGGAGGCGATGATCGTGCTCGCGCTGGGATCAGGCGCAGCCTGGCTGACGTGCAAGCTGGGGGCCGTGCGGGCGGGGGCGCGCTACGGGATCCGGGATATGCTGCAGGCGCCGCTTTACTGGGCGCTCACGAGCCTAGCGATGGTTCACGCAACCGTTCGCGTGGTCACTGAACCGCATGCTTGGGACAAGACGCCGCATCGCGCCGACCGGGATCACGGCGAACCTGAGATTCAGCCCAGTGCTGGACGGCAGGCGGCCTGA
- a CDS encoding TetR/AcrR family transcriptional regulator, which produces MSSPAPARSARKPKGEGHARRAEILEAAERIFVEYGYEGATIRKIAEAVGLSSTALYMHFADKDEILHEICRQAFETLIARNQIQFSQPMTPEAKLRLMLEDYVRFGFEQPNAYRLIYLTRPQEADAARSAAAEIGAELYRSFEAVVAEAGAAGRLRGEVRPTAQALWAGTHGVVSLMITKPYFDWVDRDTLTRTLLNGLFNGLLKS; this is translated from the coding sequence GTGTCGAGCCCCGCCCCTGCCCGTTCGGCACGCAAGCCCAAAGGTGAGGGACACGCTCGACGCGCCGAGATTCTTGAGGCGGCCGAACGCATCTTCGTCGAGTACGGTTATGAAGGCGCGACCATACGCAAGATCGCCGAGGCCGTCGGCCTGTCGTCCACAGCGCTCTACATGCATTTCGCCGACAAAGACGAAATCCTGCACGAGATCTGCCGACAGGCCTTCGAAACCTTGATAGCCCGCAACCAGATCCAGTTCTCTCAGCCTATGACGCCCGAGGCGAAGCTGCGGCTGATGCTCGAGGATTACGTTCGGTTCGGCTTCGAACAGCCCAACGCCTACCGATTGATCTATCTGACGCGTCCCCAAGAGGCGGATGCGGCGCGCAGTGCGGCCGCCGAGATCGGCGCGGAACTGTATCGGTCCTTCGAAGCGGTCGTGGCCGAAGCGGGTGCGGCCGGCCGATTGAGGGGGGAGGTGCGCCCGACCGCCCAGGCCTTGTGGGCCGGAACGCACGGCGTCGTATCCCTGATGATCACCAAGCCCTATTTCGACTGGGTGGACCGCGACACCCTGACCCGCACCCTGCTGAATGGACTGTTCAACGGTTTGCTTAAGTCGTGA